The following nucleotide sequence is from Chryseobacterium sp. CY350.
ACTTGTTGCGGCAATCGCACCTAGAGTAGAGCAAGAGCTTAACAAATATGGTATCGTAAAAACGATCAATACAGCATTATCCGGCAGCAATCTTTTAGGAAGTTTGCTAGGTGGAAGCAAAAGCAATGTAAACGCAGGCGGATTAAGCATGCTGGCTTCTGAGCAAATTGTTGATGGATTATTCAATATTATTGAAGATCACGAAAAGCAAAACTCGGCATCTCTGCTGGGACCACTTGGAAAATAATTAAATTTTCATTATATTTATATAAATAAGAACAATAATGGACATATTACAAGGAAATCAGCATGCGAATCCTGAAGATTTTTATATTTCACTAAAGGAGAAACTGGAAGGTCATCACGACTTTCCTGAAGATTATCTTTTTAAATTTATAATTCCTACTGATGAGGCAAAACTTACCGAGATTTACAGAGTTTTTGATGGTATAAAGTTTACATTAGGGAACCGCGAAAGCAAAAATGGAAAATACACAGCATGCAATATTAATGCTTTTGTGCTTGATGCAGATCAGGTCGTTAAGATTTACAAAGAAGTAGCAAAAATAGAAGATGTTATCCTACTATAAACGTAGAAAGTCAGCAATTTAGCTGACTTTTTTTTATTTTGGAATACAATTAATGCTCTATAAAAAACTTTACATTTTCCACCGGCCTGCCGAGCATTGCTACGGAACCTTTAATCAGGATCGGCCTTTGTATTAA
It contains:
- a CDS encoding DUF493 family protein, which produces MDILQGNQHANPEDFYISLKEKLEGHHDFPEDYLFKFIIPTDEAKLTEIYRVFDGIKFTLGNRESKNGKYTACNINAFVLDADQVVKIYKEVAKIEDVILL